The following proteins come from a genomic window of Ictidomys tridecemlineatus isolate mIctTri1 chromosome 9, mIctTri1.hap1, whole genome shotgun sequence:
- the Clrn2 gene encoding clarin-2, whose product MPGWFKKAWYGLASFLSFSSFLLIIVALAVPHWLSGKILCQTGVDLVNATDPELVKFIGDIYYGLFRGCKVRQCGLGGRGSQFTIFPHLVKELHTGLHVTILLLLFLALALALVSMGFAVLNMVQVPYRAVNGPGGICLWNVLAGGVVALAIASFMAAVRSHHLTERVANFQEKLFQFVVVEERYEESFWICVASASAHAANLVVVAISQIPLPEIKTKIEEATVTAEDILY is encoded by the exons ATGCCTGGATGGTTCAAAAAGGCATGGTACGGGCTGGCCTCTTTCCtcagcttctcctccttcctgctgaTCATCGTCGCCCTGGCGGTGCCCCACTGGCTGAGTGGGAAAATCCTGTGTCAGACTGGAGTGGATCTGGTCAACGCCACGGATCCAGAGCTGGTCAAATTCATTGGGGACATTTACTACGGGCTCTTCCGAGGGTGTAAGGTGCGGCAGTGCGGTCTCGGGGGCCGCGGGTCCCAATTCACCA TCTTCCCGCACCTGGTGAAGGAGCTCCACACGGGCCTCCACGTGACGAttctgctgctcctcttcctggcCTTGGCCCTGGCTCTGGTCAGCATGGGCTTTGCTGTCCTCAACATGGTCCAGGTCCCCTACCGGGCGGTCAACGGCCCTGGAGGCATCTGCCTGTGGAATGTCCTGGCAG GTGGAGTGGTGGCCTTGGCCATCGCCAGCTTCATGGCCGCGGTGAGATCTCACCACCTGACGGAGCGAGTCGCCAACTTCCAGGAGAAGCTCTTCCAGTTCGTCGTGGTGGAGGAGCGGTACGAAGAGTCTTTCTGGATCTGCGTGGCCAGTGCGTCAGCCCATGCGGCCAACTTGGTCGTGGTGGCCATCAGCCAGATTCCCCTGCCCGAGATCAAGACCAAAATCGAAGAGGCCACAGTCACTGCTGAGGACATCTTGTACTGA